A stretch of Halichondria panicea chromosome 1, odHalPani1.1, whole genome shotgun sequence DNA encodes these proteins:
- the LOC135343072 gene encoding mucin-like protein, producing the protein MKSLIIALALLVVGLSPSPCFGQTDQRSGNGSVTLDRLLFYFSYNSVSMSLYFSNVTERNPFLNTDYLYNPFYRPYDINAPCFLNQLIFKNTITSETFQANCPGSCISYDENRVDITMDPRDYFRMVSVEFINTTSTDATSTNIGLEMYTSSTLEAPFYVRIEPNYTFQCDATLNLGGGSVYIGISYSLDYWFNEEIILIHFNILIDVATVNASKLSLSRVGYDQYGNNTVNITGGEILNESPGLTQYVAIRLTSSDQGLLASKGICTAGGRNFIRDCNLILEEGFAASYYGEESSYSGSYSVSDFGSREPNYEPVTMSIQLEYVGGLTLDLTLSLGQPYIVRSYIGERVISVTCTSGDTSQHVNPMLDINNGAVYIPANYIQNDWPSSTTLNAPRGLYQSGLEGYYTCRTEGDTYLIPHILHSNPFYIFFYEGASATGDIGEDIVVRFAHSDLFGVVNYGFGFQVVIPSDDDYYPYGEAYYYYGYPPPFAFRVELNTPFPYHAELHINRTQFNYEGEYFLSYNNYYNLRPSFTIDVNEPELTLYPPVLTVLNSDPPDTTASLTCTSDNTNIPVVFPGNFTSLGITTTYEDNTNSSVRLDFELDKDHIELLDGMEFICEARDPDDYNSTVSTSSSTFRAVSDTLTLYSIEPDSSRKLVMNGDTINTTTSFECLRYINPTRTDLETIPATMLWRLNLLESIEKIEFSSDVSGEEFIVTTLENRITLNIFGDFSGSVSCIYGDEIIRINVVTQALVAGVDFIPPFFPEDGVPLLNRDDGCSQRIYSSTGIPFGAETQQYVHVCTNGMLTVGTPPLFLGTAQERFPTSDVRISQSNLLAPFWNDHDGRNPASSVKYRVYGGAAGDPEGFMSPVSSFISSQIDSDIVGKFESTWMLVASWNYVPPYPHTATERGRNSFEAIIITDGVISFTVYTYICDDLQWGESQNGEYSTIGYNINPGSYFGSDSDKLSSFHDHRISNLPMSQTIACSSLARGGRYHNEVYYIGRSMNTTQLARAECTSTINNDTVYFDIINGTTLRDGCPCNLAQAFRDFAFRSIDMYELTLDPVYNNQFCFTPSFSQTDTILCCYRRRSGSLNNVRGISGVVSYSPSFFPNQFLETDYKLRDVCSIGGEADTLYRTRRPPVTCTTYQPPRRTFCTGDPHLTNLDGAKFTFNGWGEYILLELVTDDTTFWIQARMQPLPDSTTKATELGGFAFAMSRDTPVEIHLNASRQLEILISGEDVTDQLVSLNASISTDFYTVSRSSSNSILATFPNGMGLMVNLTSMLTFTVIIPDKYRGLTRGMVGNYNGDQTDDVVYRDGTMVPLSEFSFRLLHQVGLSWQLNTSESLFTYPEGMTAADYAVLDHDPPYLDEVVAAASADILLVCGANVECIFDSMETGDTDIGLETMNMISTIDEDEKLTSNFPPLIYGLDSLYVTLGEEAVLVFNVTDDKGSINVILVDGLPAGATLLPTPKGDYTIEYTFRLELDEIADISLVFLATDDLDAGSTLEVQIVICACENNGNCTLEGVVDQSTSTVVSNCVCPQGWEGDFCEADVDGCANFDCFMGVDCVDIPAPGVGAVCGPCPEGYRGDGSKCADINECNSTMHGCAQLCVNQPGSFECACYPGYELYDDTQCRDIDECSLLNGGCHHDCTNTMGGFVCSCDEGYTISTNNRTCNVDPIAMCDASNSCAQSCVRLLGVETCGCFPGYELVSNEMDCSNINECEESPCEHICTDLEGLRGYRCSCQEGYQLLPGGSCTDINECLVAALDIFAADLCEPSMFCVNSVGSYSCECPAGTLLVDGVCQAEGLLTTAPPVTVPEEATGNVIIVEINGFNLYTFTLEVQRRFREATADAINVYCEDNECLVSYPEARTMRINTLTADNLYIAEIASTGSEKSSIRFSMYARLDGGFLSGSALETAVIAHCDEYTALGFEVTDVQTIGTEPTSPTILTLEQIIGIGVGGGLGLILVLLITITCCCVKGRSRKPKSRPRGSGLEFLNSGTGFDLKPVPHDGLEEIAELESADETKVDLN; encoded by the exons ATGAAGAGTCTTATTATAGCCCTGGCTCTGTTGGTAGTTGGGCTCTCTCCTAGCCCATGCTTCGGGCAGACTGACCAAAGATCAGGCAATG GATCTGTTACACTTGACAGACTGCTATTCTACTTTAGCTACAATTCAGTCTCTATGAGCTTATACTTCAGCAACGTGACAGAGCGTAATCCATTTTTAAACACCGATTATCTCTACAATCCGTTTTATCGTCCGTATGATATCAATGCACCGTGCTTTTTGAACCAACTTATTTTCAAAAATACAATTACGAGTGAAACATTCCAGGCTAATTGTCCGGGTAGTTGCATTTCCTACGATGAAAACCGCGTTGATATCACAATGGATCCTAGAGATTATTTCCGAATGGTGTCCGTCGAGTTTATCAATACAACTTCTACTGATGCAACCTCTACTAATATAGGGTTGGAAATGTACACTTCAAGTACACTTGAAGCTCCCTTCTATGTTCGAATTGAGCCAAATTACACCTTTCAATGTGACGCAACATTGAACCTTGGCGGGGGctctgtatatataggtattaGTTACTCACTTGATTATTGGTTCAATGAGGAGATTATTTTAATTCATTTCAATATTTTAATTGATGTTGCTACTGTGAATGCCAGCAAGCTATCACTTTCTCGTGTTGGCTATGATCAGTATGGAAACAACACTGTTAACATTACGGGAGGTGAAATACTGAATGAGTCACCTGGCTTAACACAATATGTGGCTATTAGACTGACCTCAAGTGATCAAGGTCTTCTTGCAAGCAAAGGAATATGCACTGCTGGTGGTAGAAACTTCATTCGAGACTGTAACCTTATCTTAGAAGAAGGATTTGCTGCCTCATATTACGGAGAAGAGAGCTCTTACTCTGGTTCATATTCAGTTTCTGATTTCGGGAGTCGAGAACCCa ATTATGAGCCTGTGACTATGTCCATTCAGCTGGAGTACGTCGGTGGGTTGACTCTGGACCTGACACTCAGTCTGGGGCAGCCATACATAGTTCGATCCTACATTGGTGAGAGGGTTATCAG TGTGACGTGTACAAGTGGGGACACTAGCCAACATGTGAACCCCATGCTGGATATTAACAATGGTGCAGTGTATATTCCTGCTAACTACATCCAAAATGATTGGCCTAGCTCCACTACCTTGAATGCACCCAGGGGGCTATACCAGTCTGGTTTGGAAGGTTACTACACATGCAGGACAGAGGGAGACACTTACCTCATCCCTCACATTCTACATTCCa ATCCTTTTTATATATTTTTCTACGAAGGAGCCTCTGCTACTGGTGATATAGGCGAAGATATTGTAGTCCGCTTTGCACATAGTGACCTTTTTGGTGTTGTAAACTATGGTTTTGGATTCCAAGTTGTGATACCCAGCGATGATGATTATTACCCGTATGGGGAggcttattattattatggataCCCGCCTCCTTTTGCGTTCCGTGTTGAACTAAACACTCCATTCCCATACCATGCTGAGCTGCACATCAACAGGACCCAGTTCAATTATGAGGGAGAGTACTTTCtctcatacaataattattataatctaCGCCCAAGCTTCACTATCGATGTCAATG AACCTGAGCTCACTCTCTACCCACCGGTCCTGACTGTGTTGAACTCTGACCCTCCCGATACAACCGCCTCTCTCACTTGTACCTCGGATAATACAAACATTCCCGTAGTCTTCCCGGGAAACTTCACTTCACTGGGCATTACGACTACCTACGAAGATAACACCAATAGCTCTGTGAGATTGGACTTTGAACTGGACAAAGACCACATTGAGTTGCTAGATGGGATGGAGTTTATCTGTGAAGCCAGAGACCCAGATGATTATAATTCCACTGTGTCAACCTCCAGCTCAACCTTTAGAGCAGTATcag ATACGCTGACTCTGTACAGCATCGAGCCTGACAGTAGTCGCAAGCTTGTTATGAATGGTGACACGATTAATACAACTACCTCATTTGAATGTCTGCGGTATATCAATCCAACAAGAACGGATCTTGAGACCATCCCTGCAACAATGTTGTGGAGACTCAATCTTCTGGAGTCCATAGAAAAGATAGAGTTCAGTTCAGATGTTAGTGGTGAAGAGTTTATAGTCACTACACTCGAGAATAGGATCACTCTGAATATTTTTGGTGATTTCAGTGGAAGTGTTTCGTGTATCTATGGCGATGAAATAATAAGGATCAATGTTGTCACTCAAG CTTTGGTGGCAGGTGTGGACTTCATTCCTCCCTTCTTCCCAGAAGATGGTGTGCCATTGTTGAATAGAGACGATGGTTGTTCACAGAGGATTTATTCGAGCACTGGTATTCCATTTGGAGCAGAAACACAACAATACGTTCAT GTCTGCACGAATGGCATGCTGACTGTTGGAACTCCACCTCTCTTTCTCGGTACAGCACAAGAACGATTCCCTACATCCGATGTCAGGATCAGCCAATCAAACTTGCTCGCTCCATTTTGGAATGACCACGATGGCCGAAACCCCGCCTCTAGTGTAAAGTACAGAGTATACGGTGGTGCTGCCGGGGATCCTGAAGGTTTTATGAGTCCCGTGAGCTCTTTCATTTCAAGCCAGATTGATTCTGACATTGTTGGCAAGTTTGAGTCCACCTGGATGCTAGTAGCCTCCTGGAACTATGTTCCTCCATACCCCCATACTGCAACAGAGAGAGGACGA AACTCTTTTGAAGCCATTATCATAACTGATGGTGTGATAAGCTTCACTGTCTACACGTATATCTGTGATGATCTACAATGGGGGGAGTCGCAGAATGGTGAATATTCAACAATCGGCTACAACATCAATCCAGGCTCGTATTTTGGTAGTGATAGCGACAAATTGTCTTCCTTCCATGATCACCGAATCTCCAACTTACCCATGAGCCAAACAATTGCATGTTCCAGTCTCGCTAGAGGGGGACGTTACCATAACGAGGTGTACTATATCGGCCGATCTATGAACACCACGCAACTGGCACGTGCAGAATGTACCAGCACTATCAACAACGATACCGTGTATTTTGACATCATCAATGGAACCACACTAAGAGATGGATGCCCTTGCAACTTGGCACAGGCTTTCAGAGACTTTGCTTTTAGATCCATTGATATGTATGAGTTGACTTTGGACCCAGTGTATAATAACCAGTTTTGTTTTACTCCAAGCTTCAGTCAGACTGACACCATTCTTTGCTGCTATAG ACGAAGGAGTGGATCTCTCAACAATGTGCGTGGTATCAGTGGAGTGGTGTCCTACAGTCCTAGCTTCTTCCCAAACCAGTTCCTTGAAACTGATTACAAGCTGCGAGATGTATGCAGCATAGGGGGAGAAGCAGACACACTGTACAGGACTAGAAGACCTCCAGTTACTTGTACCACTTATCAACCACCAAGAAGAA ccttcTGTACAGGTGATCCTCATCTCACCAACCTTGATGGAGCTAAGTTCACATTCAATGGTTGGGGGGAGTATATTCTACTGGAGTTGGTGACTGATGACACCACTTTCTGGATCCAAGCTCGTATGCAACCACTCCCAGATTCTACTACTAAAGCTACTGAGCTAGGTGGTTTCGCTTTCGCTATGAGCAGGGACACTCCCGTTGAA ATTCACTTGAATGCATCTAGACAGCTAGAGATTCTAATCAGTGGAGAAGATGTGACGGACCAGCTGGTCAGCCTCAACGCTTCTATATCCACTGATTTCTACACTGTGTCTCGAAGCAGTTCCAATTCCATCCTGGCCACGTTCCCGAATGGAATGGGATTAATGGTGAATCTAACAAGCATGCTGACCTTCACAGTCATCATCCCTGACAAATACAGAGGTCTAACTAGAG GAATGGTTGGAAACTACAATGGTGATCAAACTGATGATGTCGTATACAGAGATGGAACAATGGTACCTCTCTCTGAGTTCTCCTTCCGGCTACTACATCAAGTTGGACTGTCAT GGCAACTGAATACTTCAGAGTCTCTCTTTACTTACCCTGAGGGCATGACTGCTGCAGACTATGCTGTGCTTGATCACGATCCACCCTACCTGGATGAAGTGGTAGCTGCTGCTTCAGCTGATATTCTGCTGGTGTGCGGGGCTAATGTAGAGTGCATTTTTGACTCTATGGAAACAGGGGATACTGACATCGGCCTCGAAACAATGAACATGATTTCTACAATCGATGAAGATGAGAAGCTTACAT CTAACTTCCCTCCTCTCATCTATGGTCTTGACAGCCTCTATGTTACACTGGGGGAAGAGGCTGTACTGGTGTTCAATGTGACTGATGACAAAGGCAGTATCAACGTGATATTGGTGGATGGACTGCCAGCTGGGGCCACTCTACTACCTACCCCTAAGGGCGACTATACCATAGAGTACACCTTCAGGTTGGAACTTGATGAAATTGCTGATATTTCTCTTGTGTTTTTGGCCACTGATGATCTGGATGCTGGGTCAACTCTGGAAGTGCAG ATTGTGATTTGTGCTTGTGAGAATAATGGCAACTGCACACTGGAGGGAGTGGTGGACCAGAGCACCAGTACTGTCGTCTCCAATTGTGTATGCCCTCAAG GTTGGGAAGGTGACTTCTGTGAGGCTGACGTTGACGGCTGTGCCAACTTTGACTGTTTCATGGGTGTGGATTGTGTGGACATCCCTGCTCCAGGAGTGGGGGCAGTGTGTGGTCCATGCCCTGAGGGATATCGTGGAGATGGGTCAAAGTGCGCCG ATATCAACGAGTGTAACAGTACCATGCATGGTTGTGCTCAACTATGCGTCAACCAACCAGGAAGCTTTGAGTGTGCCTGTTACCCTGGTTACGAGCTTTACGATGATACACAATGTAGAG ACATTGACGAGTGCTCTTTGCTCAATGGTGGTTGTCATCACGACTGTACCAACACGATGGGAGGATTTGTTTGCAGCTGTGACGAAGGTTACACCATCAGCACCAACAACAGAACCTGCAATG TTGATCCGATAGCGATGTGCGATGCTAGTAACAGCTGTGCCCAATCATGTGTGAGATTATTGGGAGTGGAAACATGCGGCTGTTTCCCTGGTTACGAGCTGGTATCCAATGAGATGGATTGCTCAA ATATCAATGAGTGTGAGGAGTCTCCATGTGAGCATATCTGTACTGACTTGGAGGGACTGAGAGGATACAGGTGTTCCTGTCAAGAGGGATACCAGCTACTGCCTGGGGGGAGTTGTACTG ATATCAACGAGTGTTTGGTAGCAGCTCTGGACATATTTGCTGCTGACCTTTGTGAACCCTCCATGTTCTGTGTGAATAGTGTGGGTAGCTACAGCTGTGAGTGTCCGGCTGGTACACTACTAGTGGATGGAGTGTGTCAAGCTG AGGGCTTGCTCACCACTGCACCACCAGTGACTGTACCCGAGGAAGCGACAGGTAATGTCATCATTGTGGAGATCAACGGATTCAACCTTTACACG TTCACTCTTGAGGTACAGAGGCGCTTTAGAGAAGCCACAGCTGATGCTATCAATGTCTACTGTGAGGACAATGAGTGTCTAGTGTCGTACCCTGAGGCAAGAACAATGAG gATAAACACACTCACAGCTGACAACCTTTATATTGCTGAGATTGCTAGTACTGGATCTGAAAAGTCTAGTATACGCTTTAGCATGTACGCCCGTTTGGATGGTGGCTTCCTCAGCGGCAGTGCCTTGGAAACGGCTGTAATA GCTCATTGTGATGAGTACACAGCTCTTGGTTTTGAAGTGACTGATGTGCAGACAATTGGCACTGAACCAACCTCTCCCACAATTCTGACGCTCGAACAGATCATTGGTATCGGAGTGGGGGGTGGTCTGGGACTGATCCTGGTTCTGCTTATTACCATAACATG CTGTTGTGTTAAGGGTCGATCAAGAAAACCCAAGAGTAGGCCCAGGGGCAGTGGTCTAGAGTTCTTGAACTCCGGTACTGGCTTTGACCTAAAGCCTGTACCCCACGATGGACTGGAAGAGATAGCCGAGCTAGAGTCAGCTGATGAGACGAAAGTGGATCTCAACTAG